CTTGGTGCCAAGCACGCCGGCGATAGCCGAACAGACGAGTCTGGGGTCCGACAGCGAAGCCAGTTCGACCAGCACTCGGTCAGCCGAGAAACCGGGCGGCGGCGTTCTGGCGGCTTCCAACGCCAGTGCGGTCTTTCCGATTCCGCCAGGGCCGACCAGGCTCACCACACGGTAGGCCGACAGCAGCCGCCACAAATGCGATATCGCGGTGGTCCGGCCGATCAGATCGAATGATGCGCTGGGAATGTTGATCGACGGCGGCAATTCGGTTGCGGCAGACTGCAGCGGGGCATCCATTTGCCGGTTCCGCCACGCGCCGAGCAAACGATACCCGCGGCCAACAGTGGTTGACAGCATGTCGCGGTCAGCACCCAGCGCCTTCCGGATCGCGGCGATATGCACACGAAGTGCACTCTCCTCGACAAAGACGCCCCGCCAGACCCGCTCTGTCAGATCGTTCTTGGTGACGAGCTGGCCTTGCGCCTGAACCAATTCCGCAAGAATCTCAAAGGCGCGCCCCCCCAAAGGAATGAGTTCTCCGGCCGAGCGCAATTCGCGTCTGGCAAGATCGATTTCCCATTCCGCGCAAATATAGACGGGACGCTGGCCTGGCTCAGCCATGATTTGGACAGCCCCAAGCGGTTGCATCATTTTCTACCCAGCTTACCACCAACTCTTTTGAAAGACAGAGCTCACCGGGCCGCGCGGCCGCCGGCCGCCGGCCTGCAATGCGCGCTCTTCAGCAGCCGCGGCAGATCGATCCTTCCAGCATCTTTTCGAGTCGGGCGTCGTCCTTGTCGATGGTCGGGTCCGTGCCGAGCATCGGCCCCTTCATAGCGTGACCGCCAGTCTCCGACGAGGGAAGCGCGGTGCCCAGTGAGTTCGTTCCGGGCGTGGCGGCACTCGTACCGAACGTGCCGCCGCTCCCCATCGACATATGCGATCCCATGCCGCCTCGGGCAAACGCAGCGTCCGAGAGCGCAACGCTGGCAAGGATACAAATTGCAGCAAATGATCTCATTGCTCACACTCCACATGTTCAAATGATCCGCCTCCAGAAACGGATACGAGGTGCGTTTGGCCACGCACAATCGCGCGAGGAGTCTAACAACGCTGACAGACTCTTCCCGCAAGAGTGATGCGCATTCGCCGGGACTTGCTGCACCGACGACCTACATGACTCTCATCAAAACAATCTTCGGGAAACGCCATCAACCGAGCAGCGATCGTCGCCGAGCGTCTCTCCGCACACGACAAGCAATGGAGAATCGCTATGAGTACATTCAAGATTCTGATCGCCGCCGCGCTGATCTCAACGGCAACGATTTCGTCCGCATCCGCCTCCTGGTCCTTCGCCGATCAGGAGCCGGCCGCCTTCGCATCGATGTATCCCGATCGCGACGTGCTGAATGGTGGTGCGCTGACGCCCGCCGGGCGAATGGGCCTCGAGCGGCCGGGCGGTGCCGCGCCCGTATTCGGCGCGGGTCACTTTCACAGCCGCAACTGGCATCGATGACGAACATCACGACCCGGCATCTTGCGTCCTGTGAGGTGCAGCTGATAGCAGCGCCTTCGAACCCAAGAGTGCGACCGCGCCATGCCGCACACCCCGCGGACCGCGAAACCCACCAATAGCCGATCCGCCAATTGCGGACCTTAACGGCGCTTCATCGGAAGTGCGTGACTGATCACGCGCTCGATCGCGTCGTGCCATCCACCGCGGCGATTTCGTGCAAAGACGAAAATGTTCGTTCGATCAATACTGCGGGTCCGACGCAGGCATGCACATGTCCGGTGAGCGGGCCGAGGCGTTCCCGGCCTCGCTTTCTCAAGGAGACGTTCGATGACTACACTGAAGCTCTTGTCGGCCGGATTCGTGGTCGCAGCCATGATTGCCTCCCCCGCGATGGCTCGCGAAGGGAACGCGAAGCGCACCAATGTCGACGCCTACGCGTCGGCTCAGCGCGTCCCGGTTTCCTCCAAGCGCAGCTGCGCCCGTGCTCCCGACGTCGGCGCATACGCAACCGCTCCCTGGCGCCGGCCGCCGTGCGAGCCCACGTCGGGCTATTGAGTTCGCAGACCGGAGCAAAATTCGGTCAAGGCAAGACGGCGGCTCTCGATCGGGCCGCCGCTCTTGCGACGCGGATCGTCGGAAGCACGCGTGCTCAGGAATTCTTGCGTGGATGATGCCGAGCGATCTGCGTAAATGATGCTTCCGTTGATGGCATTAAGTTCCTACTCGTCCACTCTCATTGAGATACACGCCGAGCCGCGGTCACGAATTCGTGTGTCGAACACGCGCGCATCGGATACAGCATCGACGATGAACGATGCGCCGGCAACCGACCGGGCCTTCTTGACACGCCGACCAGCTCCCCTATACGACGCTTCAAGCGCATTCAGGCTTTCAAATTCTTGCCAGGGGTCGGTGATCTCAAGGACGGGCTCGTGATTTCCCTGAGATCACGGCTGCGACGTTGGTGCACGGATCTCTCTCTATGTCATCGCCGGTCGATCGAACCTACTCTTTCGGACGTTGGCTGATCGATTGCCAGCGAAGAGAGCTGCGATACAACGACGTCACAGTGCCGATCGGAAGCCGCGCATTCGAAATTCTCGAGAAGCTGGTCGGCTCCGCCGGTCTCCTGGTCACCAAGGACGATTTGATCGGGAGCGTCTGGCCGGGCCTGACCGTCGAAGACAACACGCTTCAGGTTCATATTTCGGCGGTCCGCAAGGCGCTCGGCGAGGATCGCAATCTCCTCAAGACGATTTCGGGACGTGGATATACGCTCGCGGGAGCCTGGCGAAGCGGGCCTTTGGATCACCCTGCAGCCGCACCTGTCACGGTGCCGGCCGAAGCGACCTTTTCCAACAACTTGCCGAGCATCCGCGCGCCTCTGATCGGTCGCGAAGATTCTCTGAGCCAATTGGCCGAATTGTTGTCCGCGTATCGGGCCGTGACCCTCGTCGGCCCCGGCGGCATCGGAAAGACGAAACTGGCAACCGAGCTCGCGCGCAGCGTCGCGGCCTCTTTCCACGATTCAGTGACCCTGGTCGAGCTCGCGACCCTACAGGATGCGTCCCTTGTCGCATCGGCGACCGCCCGCGCACTCAAGCTGGCCTCGAATGACAAGGACGTTTCGGCCGCGAGCATAGCACAGGCGATCGGAACACGCCGTCTCCTCCTCGTCCTGGACAATTGCGAGCACGTGATCGAAGCCGCCGCGCAGATCGCGAGTGCCTTGCTTCGCTATTGCCCGAACGTCACCGTGCTTGCGACCAGCCGCGAAGGCCTCCGCATCGACGGCGAATATGTTGCGGCCGTTCCACCGCTGTCCGTCCCTCGTCCCGATATGGACGATACCGAGCTGCTGCTCCGGGAAAGCGCCGTGGAGCTGTTCGTCACGCGAATACGGGCGCTACGTACGAGCTTCGTTGCGGGCGCGGAGGAGCTTCGGAAAATAGCCGCCATCTGTCGTCGGCTTGACGGTATTCCGCTCGCATTGGAATTTGCCGCAGCCCGGGCCGCCAATCTCGGGGTCGACACCGTCTTGCTTCGGCTGGACAAGCGCTTCGAGCTCCTGAACGGCGGCCGCCGCGACCAGTTGCCGCGACACCAGACCCTGCGCGCGACACTGGATTGGAGCTATGACCTCTTGTCGCCGGGGGAGCAGAACCTGCTTTGCCGGCTCGCCGTGTTTCCGGCCGGATTCACGCTCGATGCGGCCATCGCGATGATGGACGACTCATCGTCGCGCTCGGACGTGATCGAGACCCTGTTCAATCTGGTTGGGAAATCGCTTGTGTCGCTGGACCCCTCCTTCGAGGGGCGATGGCGTCTGCTGGAGAGCACCCGTGCCTATGCCCTGGAGAAGCTGGCGGACGCGGGCGGCGTCGAGCAGGCCGCCAGATGCCATGCCGGCTTTCTCAGGCAGATCATCGCGCCGCTCGGCGACACCTCTCCCGCTCCCGACGACATCTCCCGTTTTGCCCAGGAAATCGGAAACGTGCATGCGGCGCTCGATTGGGCGTTCTCGCCCGATGGAGATACCGCGCTCGGCATCGAGCTGACGGCCGGCTTCGTCCCGGTATGGATGCAATTGCTGTCCTTCGTGGAATGCTCGACGCGGATCGAGCGCGCCCTTGCGCATTTCAGTCCCGAGTTCACCTGCGTTCCGAAACTCAAGGCGCAGCTCTATGTCGCCCTGGGATTCGCACTCCTGAACACGACGGGATCGGCTGATCGCATGAAGGCGGCGCTGAGCATCGGCCTTGGACTCGCCGAGGAATTGTCCGACCTCGAGCTTCAGCTCAAGGCGGTCTGGACGTTGTGGAGCTATAATCTCAATTCGGGCCAATATGCCGCGGCCAAGGAGGTCGGCGAACGCTACCTCGCGATCGCATTGCGCACTGGAAATCCTGCCAACGAGACGGTGGGTCGCCGCCTGATCGGCGCCGCCGCACATTTCTTCGGCGCGCAGGAGGATGCACGGCGCGAGCTGACCCTGTCGCTTGACCATACGGTTCGCGGATTGGACGGCAGCGCAAACCAGATGTGGTTTCTGCTGAACCAGAGCGTTCTGGCCAAGGCCATGCTCGCCCGCGTCCTGCTGCTGCAGGGAAAGATCGTCCAGAGCAGATCCCTCGCCGCCGAGTGCCTCCAGGACGCCGAGCGCGAGAAGGACAAGCTTGCGATCGCCTACGCACTCCGGAATGCCGTCTGCCCGATCGCGCTAATGACGCATGACCTCGCCGCTGCCGATCAGGCGATATCCTCCCTCCTCGAGCTCGTCACACGCGAGGGAATAGCTTTCTGGACCAGCTGGACGTCCTGCCTGAAGGGACAATTGCTGGTGCTGCACGGCAAGCATGACGAGGGAATAGCGCTGCTGCGCAACGGCTTGAAAGCGCGGACCGAGAACGGATGGTTGATGCGGAACCCCGAGTTTCTTGGATCGCTCGCCGAAGGCCTGCTCGCGAGCGGCGAGGCTGCACAAGCTCTGGCCGCGGTCGAAGAGGCCTTGTCCATGTCGCGACAAGGCCGCCAGTTGTGGTGCCTTGCGGACTTGTTGCGGATCAAGGGTGAGGTTCTCCTGGCCAATGCCCCATCCAATCTGTCTCGATCCGAACTGCTGTTCGCCGAGGGACTATCGGTCGCCAGAGAGCAGCAATGCCGCTTCTACGAGCTGAAGGTTGCGGCGGCATGGGCAAGGGTGATGGCGGGATCGAACCGTAAGCGGACTGCACTTGATCTCGTCGGACCGCTCAGCGCTCTGTTCGATCAGGAGATCGATCTTCCCGCACTCGCCCTTGCCCGCGCTCTGGCTGAAATGCCGGGCACCTCGCCTTCGGCAAGCAACAGCGACAGGCCCGCGTCGAACACCTGCCACTAATGACCCGACAGCCTTGCAGCTTCGCCTCAGCATCCCGGCGGCAGGATCGGCGACACGCCGGGCGTTGGCGCCGCGCCTGAGGCGTTGGCCGGCAACACCGTCGCGGGCGACGCCAGATTCATCGAGACGCCTTCCATGCAAGCCGAGCTGTTCGGGCTGGGCACGACAGCAGCATTCGGATCTATGCCTGTGCCATCGCCGCTGCTGGTGTCCGCCATGATCGTGCCGGGCGCGGGGCTAGCCGGCACCTGCGGAATCGAGAGCGGCAGAGACGCAGCGCTTACCACCTGCCCTCCCGGCGTCGAGCTGCATGCCACCGTCGCACCTGTTCCCGCCGGCGCGGCCGCGGAGATTGTCCCAATGGAGCTGCTGTTCTGTCCTATGACCGGCAGGATCGGGGCTGCGATGCCTGATGTTGCAAGTCCTGTGGACGATACTGTCGGAGTCGCCGGCACCGGCGTTGGCGGTGACGACGGCAGAGCGCAGGTGACCACCGTCCCCGGCGTCGTCGGATCCGAGGCGAGCGGAACGGGTGCCAGCGTCGTATCCGGAGTGCCCGGCACGGTACTCGCGGAAAAGGGCCCCGGACTGTTGAGCGGCGAGATCACGACGGCGCCCGGTACCGTCGGCAGATCCATTGCCGTACTGCCGGTCGTTGCGACCTGTGCCTGAACGGGAGAACCGCCGAGCAGGAGCGCCATCACGATGGCGAACACGATCCGCATCATCTTTCCTATCCCTAACTCACTTCGGTCTTGCGAACGCTGACCTTGCTGCCCTCCGCCAGATTGACCGCAGGATTGAGCACGACCTGATCACCGGGCTGCACGCCGTCGCGCACTTCCACCGTGGTGCCGAAATCCCTGGAGATCGAGACCTGTTGAAAATGAACCGTGCCGTTCCGCACGACCACGACATGAAGACCATTCTGATCGAAGACGAGCGCGTCAGACGGGATCGTCATCGACGGCGTCCTGCGCGGGATCGACAGCTCGACCGTGCAATAGATGCCCGGACTCAGCAAACCATCGGGATTGGGGACGTCGATCTCGGTCAGCAGTGTCCGGCTCCCCGGCTGCAGCGCGGTTGCGATCCGCGTGACCTTGCCTGCAAACGTCCGCCCCGGAATCTCGGGCACGCGGATATCCGCATCGACGCCCGGGCCGACGCCGAAAGCCTCGTCCTGCGGCACGAAGACTTGGGTTCGGATCACGTTGGAATGCATCAGCGTGAACATGAAGGTCGATCCGGCTTGCACCAGGCTGCCATTGTCCACGTTGCGTTGGGTGACGACGCCGTCGAACGGCGCCACCACACGCTGATAAGCCTTCTCCTGCTCCAGGACACGGATCTGCGCTTGCTGCGCCGTGATATTCGACTGGGCGACGCCCACCGCCCCCTGCTGCGCGCGCAGGGTAAGACGGTCATTGTCGCCCTGTTGTGCCGTCAGCCAGCCCTGCTTGACGAGATTGCTGTCGCGCGAATTGGTAACGTCGGCGAGCTCCCGGCTCGCCTGCGCCTGCTGAAGCGCAGCCTGGTCCTGCGCGAGCGTCGCCTGCGCCTGCGCGATCTGCTGGTCCAGTTCGGGCGCGGTGATTTCCGCGAGGAGATCGCCCTTTTTGACCCTGTCGCCGATGTCGACATAGCGCTTTTCGATATAGCCGCTGGTCCGGGCGAAGATGTTGGCCGCCTCGAACGCCGTCGTCGTCGCCGGCAAGGTCACCTTCATGAGCTCGCCGCTGGGCCGGACCGTCGCGACCCGAACCTCGGGAACGTTGGTTCGAACCCGCTCAGTCATTGCGGCAACGTCACGCGCGGCCTCATAATGCCGCCAGCCGCCAATGCCGAGACCGCCCGCAAGCAGCAGGAGCGCACCGGCGCCAAGCAGCGCGCCGCCGTAACGGCGTCCGGATCGTTCGCCCTTGCCCGGCAGCTCCACGATCCGCAGGCTTTCCGCCCCGGGGCGGTCTTTCGCCTCCTCGTCGTCGGTCCTTGCGCGAACATCACTCATTCCGGTTGCTCCTCGAATACGCCGTGGCGAGGCTTGCCGTCGTTGCCTTTGCGCAGCATCGCGAAGAGATACGGCACGATTAGCAAGGTGGTGGGGGTCGCAAACAGCAGTCCGCCGATGACCGCCCGCGCAAGTGCGGCATTCTGCTCCTCACCCGGTCCGCCGATCGCCATCGGGATCATGCCCACGATCATCGCCGCCGCGGTCATCAGCACGGGCCGGATCCTCGTCCGGCCGGCGCTCAACGCAGCCTGGAACGCCGAGTGTCCCTTCAACTGCTCGTCCCGCGCGAAGGTCACGAGCAGGATGGAGTTTGCGGAAGCAACGCCGATCGCCATGATGGCTCCCATCAGCGACGGCACGTTCAGGGTCGTGCCGGTGATGAACAGCATCGTCACGATGCCGCAGAACGTCGCCGGCAGCGCCAGGATGACGACGAAGGGATCGCCGAAATTCTGGTAGTTCACCACCATCAGCAGGTAGACGAGGATGGCCGCGAACACCAGACCCATCCCGAGATCCCGGAACGACTGATGCATGCTCTGGATCTGTCCCAGAACCTGAATCGAATTGCCCGGCTGCAACTGCTTCTGCAGGGTCGACGTCACCTTCTCGATGTCAGCCGCAACGCTACCGAGATCGCGACCCTGCACGCTCGCATAGACGTCATACACCGGCTGGACGTTGGCCTGGTTCGAATTGGTGGGAACGGTGCCGCGCTTGAACGTCGCGACATTGCTGAGGAGGCCGGGCACCGTCTGTCCGCTTGCGGCAAGCGAGGCCGACACCGGCGTGTTGCCCAGGGCGTTCAGCGAGTTGGCCCTGTATTCGGGTGTCTGCACCGCAAGGTAATAGGGAATTCCGGACGTCGGATCCGTCCAGAAATTCGGCGACACCTGAGCGGACGAACTGAGGCTGACATTGATATTGGTCGCCACCGTGCTGGCATTGAGGCCCAGCTGTGCGGCGCGGGTGCGGTCGATGTCGGCATAGAATGCGGGAGCATCGACTTCCTGCTGCAGATGCGCATCCACGACTCCGGGGATCGCCGCGAGATTCTTCTGCAGCTCCTTGGCCACCGCCAGGTTGTTGCTGCCGTAACCGACGGTGCGGACATCGATCTGTGCCGGAAGGCCGAAGTTCAGGATTTGCGTCACGATGTCCGCGGCTTGGAAATAGAAGGTGTCCTCCGGAAACGCCAATGGCAGCACCTGTCGCAACTTCCTGACGTAGTCCGCTGTCGGCTTGTGCCCCTCCTTCAGCGACACGAGGATGGTGCCGTCGTTCACCCCGATCGTGGAACCGTCGGTGAATGCGAGATTGTAGGGACGCGCGGGGAGGCCGATATTGTCGACGATCAGTGCCCGGTCACGCTCCGGAAT
This is a stretch of genomic DNA from Bradyrhizobium sp. CB2312. It encodes these proteins:
- a CDS encoding winged helix-turn-helix domain-containing protein, translated to MPIGSRAFEILEKLVGSAGLLVTKDDLIGSVWPGLTVEDNTLQVHISAVRKALGEDRNLLKTISGRGYTLAGAWRSGPLDHPAAAPVTVPAEATFSNNLPSIRAPLIGREDSLSQLAELLSAYRAVTLVGPGGIGKTKLATELARSVAASFHDSVTLVELATLQDASLVASATARALKLASNDKDVSAASIAQAIGTRRLLLVLDNCEHVIEAAAQIASALLRYCPNVTVLATSREGLRIDGEYVAAVPPLSVPRPDMDDTELLLRESAVELFVTRIRALRTSFVAGAEELRKIAAICRRLDGIPLALEFAAARAANLGVDTVLLRLDKRFELLNGGRRDQLPRHQTLRATLDWSYDLLSPGEQNLLCRLAVFPAGFTLDAAIAMMDDSSSRSDVIETLFNLVGKSLVSLDPSFEGRWRLLESTRAYALEKLADAGGVEQAARCHAGFLRQIIAPLGDTSPAPDDISRFAQEIGNVHAALDWAFSPDGDTALGIELTAGFVPVWMQLLSFVECSTRIERALAHFSPEFTCVPKLKAQLYVALGFALLNTTGSADRMKAALSIGLGLAEELSDLELQLKAVWTLWSYNLNSGQYAAAKEVGERYLAIALRTGNPANETVGRRLIGAAAHFFGAQEDARRELTLSLDHTVRGLDGSANQMWFLLNQSVLAKAMLARVLLLQGKIVQSRSLAAECLQDAEREKDKLAIAYALRNAVCPIALMTHDLAAADQAISSLLELVTREGIAFWTSWTSCLKGQLLVLHGKHDEGIALLRNGLKARTENGWLMRNPEFLGSLAEGLLASGEAAQALAAVEEALSMSRQGRQLWCLADLLRIKGEVLLANAPSNLSRSELLFAEGLSVAREQQCRFYELKVAAAWARVMAGSNRKRTALDLVGPLSALFDQEIDLPALALARALAEMPGTSPSASNSDRPASNTCH
- a CDS encoding efflux RND transporter periplasmic adaptor subunit; translation: MSDVRARTDDEEAKDRPGAESLRIVELPGKGERSGRRYGGALLGAGALLLLAGGLGIGGWRHYEAARDVAAMTERVRTNVPEVRVATVRPSGELMKVTLPATTTAFEAANIFARTSGYIEKRYVDIGDRVKKGDLLAEITAPELDQQIAQAQATLAQDQAALQQAQASRELADVTNSRDSNLVKQGWLTAQQGDNDRLTLRAQQGAVGVAQSNITAQQAQIRVLEQEKAYQRVVAPFDGVVTQRNVDNGSLVQAGSTFMFTLMHSNVIRTQVFVPQDEAFGVGPGVDADIRVPEIPGRTFAGKVTRIATALQPGSRTLLTEIDVPNPDGLLSPGIYCTVELSIPRRTPSMTIPSDALVFDQNGLHVVVVRNGTVHFQQVSISRDFGTTVEVRDGVQPGDQVVLNPAVNLAEGSKVSVRKTEVS